Proteins encoded together in one Citromicrobium bathyomarinum window:
- a CDS encoding cytochrome P450 translates to MTSSAKDFGTWASPEVQRCPIPHLNRLLEEAPVYRDEGTGMVWVSRYEDINFVNSNPDIFSSRTPIMINRKTSVSEEVARRYKERGWPEEHVLAFADPPEHTLHRALVDKVFTPSYTKQLEPYALAIIDDLIDGFIEDGETDLSAGFAVHLPMYIISDQLGVDRKDYEQFKLWSNAWVDRNDPNCPPDRELMLTDRMIDMQNYLAERARYYEANPSDNLISRLVHADVDGERLTMGQLLMVAQLILVAGNETTTTGITSAMWMILKDPALKERVMTEEKAVPAVIEEMLRAHAPVPQQYRYTTQDTEIGGFPVPKDTIIAVSYLAGNYDKAKWECPETIDIDRKGVRNHLAFGRGIHFCVGNQLARMEMRVAIRRLLERLKDLRLSEKHPAPQWMANFQVHALESLHVQFTLGAKQAG, encoded by the coding sequence ATGACATCTTCAGCGAAGGATTTTGGGACCTGGGCGTCCCCTGAGGTGCAGCGCTGCCCTATTCCGCACCTCAACCGCCTGCTCGAGGAGGCTCCGGTCTATCGCGACGAGGGCACCGGCATGGTCTGGGTAAGTCGCTATGAGGACATCAATTTCGTCAACAGCAATCCGGATATTTTTTCCAGCCGCACGCCAATCATGATCAACCGGAAAACCTCGGTTTCCGAAGAAGTCGCCCGGCGATACAAGGAGCGGGGATGGCCGGAAGAGCATGTTCTGGCATTCGCCGACCCGCCCGAGCACACGCTACATCGCGCGCTTGTCGATAAGGTCTTCACGCCAAGCTACACCAAGCAGCTCGAACCCTATGCGCTGGCGATCATCGATGACCTGATCGACGGCTTCATCGAGGATGGCGAAACTGACCTCAGCGCCGGTTTCGCAGTCCATCTCCCGATGTATATTATCTCGGATCAGCTGGGGGTCGATCGCAAGGACTACGAGCAATTCAAACTCTGGTCGAACGCCTGGGTGGATCGCAACGATCCGAACTGCCCGCCGGATCGCGAGCTCATGCTGACTGATCGCATGATCGACATGCAGAATTACCTCGCCGAGCGGGCGCGTTACTATGAGGCCAATCCCAGCGACAATCTGATTTCACGGCTGGTCCATGCCGATGTCGACGGCGAACGCCTCACCATGGGGCAGCTATTGATGGTAGCGCAACTTATCCTTGTGGCCGGAAACGAAACGACCACGACCGGCATCACAAGCGCAATGTGGATGATCCTTAAGGACCCCGCCCTGAAAGAGCGCGTGATGACCGAGGAAAAGGCTGTTCCAGCCGTCATCGAAGAGATGCTGCGTGCGCATGCCCCTGTGCCTCAGCAGTACCGCTACACCACTCAAGACACGGAAATTGGCGGTTTCCCGGTCCCGAAGGATACGATCATCGCGGTGAGCTATCTCGCGGGCAACTACGACAAGGCCAAATGGGAGTGCCCCGAAACCATCGACATTGATCGTAAAGGTGTCCGCAATCACCTCGCCTTCGGCCGCGGTATCCATTTTTGCGTCGGCAACCAGCTTGCGCGCATGGAAATGAGGGTTGCGATCCGGCGCCTGCTGGAGCGCCTGAAGGATCTGCGACTGTCCGAAAAGCACCCTGCGCCGCAGTGGATGGCGAATTTCCAGGTCCATGCTCTCGAAAGCCTGCACGTGCAGTTCACGCTCGGTGCGAAACAGGCGGGTTGA
- a CDS encoding SDR family NAD(P)-dependent oxidoreductase gives MSAKPAALLIGANGGMGRAVARALLDTGYALTATVSRRAAIDPFLADYPSCEAVEALDLSDAVAVKERIAALSSQLSRVDAVVVCSAVAPCAPAEMVAIEEFRRTIEINCTAALAIYQATIPHLRKARGRLVLTGSYSGKVATPVMAAYVASKFALEGLTDVLRQEAQGWGVEIVLIQPGALDTPMMRRTQEDLGHTIANLSADQAERYGDLYRQMKYRADEALANGTYSSPEAAAAGVIEALRENPPSTRYPIGDDARYMLNLAKNSSDREIDDVILDIYRSAPL, from the coding sequence GTGAGTGCCAAGCCTGCAGCATTGCTGATAGGTGCGAATGGCGGTATGGGAAGGGCAGTTGCGCGAGCGCTGCTTGATACCGGCTATGCGCTCACAGCTACAGTGTCGCGCCGGGCCGCTATCGATCCCTTTCTTGCGGATTACCCGTCCTGCGAGGCTGTCGAGGCTCTCGATCTTTCCGATGCCGTCGCGGTTAAGGAAAGGATTGCGGCTCTTTCCAGTCAGCTGTCACGGGTTGATGCGGTTGTTGTCTGCTCTGCGGTTGCGCCATGCGCTCCCGCTGAAATGGTCGCCATCGAAGAATTTCGACGCACAATCGAGATCAACTGTACCGCAGCGCTCGCCATCTACCAGGCGACCATACCGCATCTTCGCAAAGCGAGGGGCAGGCTGGTCCTGACTGGTTCTTATTCCGGCAAGGTGGCGACCCCGGTTATGGCCGCCTATGTCGCGTCGAAATTCGCTCTTGAGGGCCTTACCGATGTCCTGCGTCAGGAAGCTCAGGGCTGGGGGGTCGAGATCGTGCTGATCCAGCCGGGTGCGCTCGACACGCCAATGATGCGGCGAACCCAGGAGGACCTCGGCCACACGATTGCCAACCTGTCAGCCGATCAGGCGGAACGATATGGCGATCTCTACCGTCAGATGAAGTATCGCGCCGATGAAGCGCTCGCCAACGGTACATACTCGTCGCCGGAGGCGGCCGCGGCAGGGGTAATCGAGGCCTTGCGCGAAAATCCGCCTTCGACGCGCTATCCCATTGGCGATGATGCAAGATACATGCTGAACCTGGCAAAGAACTCTTCCGATCGCGAAATCGACGACGTCATTCTCGACATCTATCGGTCTGCGCCGCTTTAG
- a CDS encoding phosphotransferase: protein MEIPLSPFDITPELMTGIVRRRYPEALVTAVEIVRAHEYGEGDVSTSSRATARLTYSDTERELPKDIVLKLSFDPRVEGTDAWFCNLTGLFANEVDFYNRIRPELSLEAPLALGGYFDEATGRYILAMEDVTRRGARFPSNQDDIALDHVKRILSTVAGLHAQFWESERFQDDLAWVETHLSGRVEAHMRSVIPEKGIASELEQHKFKREILERLGTSERELFAGMCANKLHQSKLHQTLLHGDLHIGNTYLMPDGTVGLHDWQLCVKGFALHDVTYIINTSLSVSQRRVHERDLLEHYRDCLVANGLVSPPDMDMLWHEHRRAALWTLYIGWLTCPPLSYGWDTLAVALLRVSTAVEDHETLALVREGL, encoded by the coding sequence ATGGAGATCCCTCTTTCTCCTTTCGATATCACGCCAGAACTCATGACAGGGATCGTGCGCCGGCGTTACCCCGAAGCGCTGGTCACTGCTGTCGAAATCGTCCGGGCACACGAATACGGGGAGGGTGATGTTTCCACCTCATCCCGGGCCACCGCCCGATTGACCTATTCCGACACCGAGCGCGAGCTGCCGAAGGACATTGTCCTGAAGCTGTCGTTCGATCCGCGCGTCGAGGGAACCGATGCGTGGTTTTGCAATCTGACCGGGTTGTTCGCCAACGAGGTCGATTTCTACAATCGCATTCGTCCCGAACTCTCACTGGAAGCGCCGCTCGCACTTGGCGGGTATTTCGACGAGGCCACCGGACGATACATCCTGGCGATGGAAGACGTCACCAGAAGGGGGGCGCGGTTCCCGAGCAACCAGGACGATATCGCGCTCGACCATGTCAAACGGATACTCTCCACTGTCGCAGGGTTGCATGCGCAATTCTGGGAAAGCGAGCGATTCCAGGATGATCTTGCCTGGGTCGAGACGCACCTGTCCGGGCGCGTCGAAGCTCATATGCGCAGCGTGATCCCGGAAAAGGGCATCGCAAGCGAACTTGAGCAGCACAAGTTCAAGCGGGAAATTCTCGAGCGCTTGGGCACCAGCGAGCGTGAACTTTTCGCGGGCATGTGCGCGAACAAGCTGCATCAATCGAAGTTGCACCAAACCTTGCTGCACGGTGACTTGCACATCGGGAACACCTATCTGATGCCCGATGGCACGGTAGGACTCCATGACTGGCAGCTGTGCGTGAAGGGATTTGCCCTGCACGATGTCACATACATCATCAACACGTCCCTCTCAGTCTCCCAGCGTCGTGTGCACGAGCGAGACTTGCTGGAGCATTATCGAGATTGTCTTGTCGCCAATGGCCTCGTCAGTCCGCCCGATATGGACATGCTGTGGCACGAGCATCGCCGTGCCGCGCTGTGGACCCTCTATATTGGCTGGCTCACCTGCCCACCGCTCAGCTATGGCTGGGATACGCTCGCAGTAGCTTTGCTGCGGGTCTCGACGGCAGTCGAGGATCATGAAACGCTTGCCCTGGTCAGGGAAGGCCTGTGA
- a CDS encoding SRPBCC family protein — MPKVTASRVIKAPVSKVWGAIRDFESHSRWIEHHPEITVTGGTGLTIGTQRRVTYGDGSFFDEILTTQDDRGFFQEYDVIGDLPLPVYNVRGAMKLHPVTADDTTLVVRTLTYDTPLQPGEAKDFEKSRYDLLATSLDLLADLFE; from the coding sequence ATGCCGAAAGTGACCGCAAGCAGGGTGATCAAGGCACCAGTGTCGAAAGTTTGGGGTGCTATTCGTGATTTCGAATCCCATTCTCGCTGGATCGAACACCATCCCGAAATAACCGTTACGGGCGGCACCGGTCTGACCATCGGTACCCAGCGCCGAGTCACCTATGGCGACGGTTCGTTTTTCGACGAAATCCTCACGACACAGGACGATCGCGGATTCTTCCAAGAATACGATGTCATCGGAGACCTGCCATTGCCGGTTTACAACGTAAGGGGGGCGATGAAACTCCATCCGGTAACGGCTGATGATACCACTCTCGTCGTGCGAACGCTGACCTATGACACCCCGCTTCAGCCTGGCGAAGCAAAGGATTTTGAGAAAAGTCGCTACGACTTGTTGGCGACAAGCCTCGACCTGCTTGCAGACCTTTTCGAATAA
- a CDS encoding SDR family oxidoreductase: MMPSDRRLEGRVAIITGAASGIGEATARRFADEGAIVVCVDISEKVHDLSDELGDCAFAEIADVADDAQVERFVRSALDRLNRIDVLANNAGIDGQLALLADGDQENYQRVMDVNLRSCWSTMKAVLPSMVAESSGSIINMSSVGALIGFENLSVYSAAKAGLIGMTRGAALEYGAHGIRINAICPGGVLTPLAESFMDEGTYKAWADKHALKRFARPEEIAAVVSFLASDEASFITGSSLVVDGGMTAS; the protein is encoded by the coding sequence ATGATGCCATCCGACCGACGCCTTGAAGGACGGGTGGCGATCATCACGGGTGCTGCGAGCGGCATCGGGGAAGCGACGGCCAGACGGTTCGCCGATGAAGGCGCAATCGTTGTCTGCGTCGATATTTCCGAAAAGGTTCACGACCTTTCAGATGAACTTGGCGACTGTGCATTCGCCGAAATTGCCGACGTCGCCGATGACGCACAAGTAGAACGCTTCGTCCGCTCGGCGCTCGATCGCTTGAACCGGATCGATGTACTAGCCAATAACGCGGGCATCGACGGCCAACTCGCTTTGCTCGCCGATGGCGACCAGGAGAATTACCAGCGTGTCATGGACGTCAACCTGCGTTCTTGCTGGTCGACGATGAAGGCGGTCCTGCCATCAATGGTTGCGGAGAGTTCGGGATCGATCATCAACATGTCTTCGGTCGGTGCGCTCATCGGCTTCGAAAACTTGTCAGTCTATTCCGCGGCCAAAGCGGGTTTGATCGGTATGACACGTGGGGCGGCGCTGGAATACGGAGCGCATGGGATCAGGATCAACGCGATCTGTCCCGGCGGGGTGCTTACGCCCTTGGCGGAATCGTTCATGGACGAAGGAACGTACAAGGCATGGGCCGACAAGCACGCCTTGAAACGCTTTGCCAGACCCGAAGAAATTGCTGCCGTCGTATCGTTTCTCGCAAGCGACGAGGCCTCGTTCATCACAGGCTCTTCCCTTGTCGTAGATGGCGGGATGACCGCCTCTTGA
- a CDS encoding glucose 1-dehydrogenase, with the protein MQNLTGQNIIVTGGASGIGAATARAAIKAGATVAITDLSEDQGSELAVQLGKGASFFRHDVTKEGEWRDIVTKFENIAGAVTGLVNCAGTAAVPAPLDQVDEQSFRRIFEVNQLACFLGMKAVVPSMRKAGGGSIVNVSSVAGLKAVQGAIGYVGSKFAVTGMTKVAALDLAADSIRVNSVHPGLIDTPMVRPDGDDDAFAPILQFAQTLPVPRPGEPGEVASVIAFLLSDDASFVTGSAYAVDGGWTTG; encoded by the coding sequence ATGCAGAACCTTACAGGCCAGAACATCATTGTGACCGGCGGAGCGAGCGGGATCGGAGCCGCAACCGCTCGCGCAGCGATCAAGGCTGGCGCGACGGTTGCAATTACCGATCTTTCCGAAGATCAGGGTAGCGAACTCGCGGTGCAGCTCGGCAAAGGGGCATCGTTCTTCCGGCATGATGTCACAAAGGAAGGCGAGTGGCGGGACATCGTCACCAAATTCGAAAATATTGCAGGTGCAGTCACCGGATTGGTAAACTGCGCTGGGACAGCAGCCGTACCGGCTCCACTCGACCAGGTCGACGAGCAGTCATTCCGCCGGATATTCGAAGTCAATCAGCTGGCTTGCTTTCTGGGTATGAAGGCGGTTGTTCCTTCCATGCGCAAGGCGGGTGGGGGTTCGATCGTAAATGTGTCATCGGTTGCCGGACTGAAGGCCGTTCAGGGTGCGATTGGCTACGTCGGTAGCAAGTTCGCCGTAACCGGGATGACCAAAGTCGCGGCACTCGACTTGGCTGCAGACAGCATCCGGGTGAACTCGGTTCACCCGGGTTTGATCGATACGCCCATGGTGCGGCCGGACGGTGATGACGACGCTTTCGCGCCGATTCTCCAGTTTGCGCAGACATTGCCGGTCCCACGGCCCGGAGAGCCGGGAGAAGTGGCTTCGGTCATCGCGTTCCTTCTATCCGACGACGCCAGCTTTGTCACCGGCAGCGCATATGCGGTGGACGGGGGCTGGACCACCGGATGA
- a CDS encoding TonB-dependent receptor, translating into MSDEQPAAEESTGLEIIVTAQKREERLSDVPVSVVAATAETLQASGVIDATDLGAVVPGFTASTSVFGPPVFSLRGVNFNSFQASAPPTVSSYIDEASIPYPIMGQALFLDVERVEVLKGPQGTLFGQNATGGSINVIAAKPTYSLEAGFRVDVNHWGETNAEAYVSGPLSDTLRARVAAQTTQFGGWQRGYFLNDQKNGDQNKLAGRLLLDWTPTDRLTVALNVNASYDKSEQQQAQAFLFTPVNPAAPAAGPFLSYVGNEPNDARDADFDLGYDTRADSNTVQAILRADYEITDSLTFTSITNYIDTRFRSPHDQDGTAVPMQPALSKADIESINQEVRLAGELADGRVNFVIGGSYADDDITEGVANEYIGYTGFPPNSPAEWRYDLTQKALAVFGNVDFEIVDGLTLSAGARYTDTEQSIFGCTFDGGGTPGIRAISQAIVSGIDPPLAAAYVSGGCITIDDGPPNFSFLPVFADQTQKEDNVAWRGIVSYEPSDQVLLYGAVSRGYKAGTFPVIVNLFNSVIQPVTQEELTSYEAGAKLTLADGRVQLNAAAFHYDYKDKQFFGFLPVLQGALVTATLVNIPESTVDGIEFDITAEPIDGLRITGGATYIDTEVKNFVGFDFAGQPLDYSGKEFSYAPPWSANLDAEYEFQTSGTIRPFIGGSVTYRDDTFADLGEPASFAMPSYTLLDARVGLISDNGWRLSIYGRNLTDEYYWNSVASAGDGAVRFTGEPRTFGASFSFRY; encoded by the coding sequence GTGTCCGACGAGCAACCAGCTGCTGAAGAGAGCACTGGTCTCGAAATCATCGTGACCGCTCAAAAGCGCGAAGAAAGATTGAGTGACGTGCCGGTTTCGGTCGTTGCGGCTACCGCAGAAACCCTTCAGGCTTCCGGTGTGATCGATGCAACCGACCTGGGAGCTGTCGTTCCCGGTTTTACCGCATCCACTTCGGTCTTCGGTCCGCCGGTCTTTTCGCTTCGCGGCGTCAACTTCAACTCTTTCCAGGCATCGGCGCCTCCAACCGTCAGTTCCTACATTGACGAAGCCTCGATTCCCTATCCGATCATGGGTCAGGCGCTGTTCCTCGATGTCGAGCGTGTTGAAGTGCTCAAGGGGCCGCAGGGAACGCTGTTTGGACAGAACGCGACCGGTGGATCGATCAACGTAATCGCGGCGAAACCTACTTATTCCCTCGAGGCGGGTTTCCGGGTCGATGTAAACCATTGGGGTGAAACAAACGCCGAGGCATATGTCAGCGGACCTTTGAGCGACACGCTTCGTGCGCGTGTGGCTGCACAAACCACACAATTTGGTGGCTGGCAGCGCGGGTATTTTCTCAACGACCAGAAAAACGGCGATCAGAACAAACTCGCAGGCAGGCTGCTCCTCGACTGGACTCCGACAGATCGCCTGACGGTCGCGCTGAACGTCAATGCTTCTTACGATAAGAGCGAGCAGCAGCAGGCGCAGGCATTCCTGTTCACTCCGGTCAACCCGGCAGCTCCTGCCGCAGGTCCGTTCCTCAGTTATGTCGGAAACGAGCCCAACGACGCGCGCGACGCTGATTTCGACTTGGGTTACGATACGCGTGCGGACAGCAATACCGTTCAGGCGATCTTGCGCGCCGACTATGAAATTACCGATAGCCTGACTTTCACGTCGATAACGAACTATATCGACACGCGTTTTCGCTCTCCGCACGATCAGGACGGCACGGCAGTTCCAATGCAGCCGGCCCTTTCAAAAGCCGATATCGAGTCGATCAACCAGGAAGTTCGGCTAGCCGGCGAATTGGCTGATGGTCGGGTCAACTTCGTGATCGGTGGCAGCTATGCCGACGATGACATCACGGAAGGCGTAGCGAACGAGTATATCGGATATACAGGCTTTCCGCCCAACTCGCCGGCCGAATGGCGGTACGACCTTACGCAGAAAGCTCTCGCCGTCTTTGGTAATGTCGATTTCGAGATTGTCGATGGTCTCACGCTGAGTGCGGGTGCGCGCTACACCGACACCGAACAATCGATCTTCGGTTGTACGTTCGATGGCGGGGGCACGCCGGGCATCCGGGCGATCAGCCAGGCGATCGTTTCGGGCATCGATCCGCCTTTGGCGGCAGCCTACGTATCGGGCGGGTGTATTACCATTGATGACGGCCCCCCCAATTTCTCGTTCCTTCCAGTCTTCGCAGATCAAACCCAGAAGGAAGATAACGTCGCATGGCGCGGGATCGTCAGCTACGAGCCCTCGGACCAGGTGCTTCTCTACGGGGCAGTCAGCAGAGGCTACAAGGCCGGTACTTTTCCGGTTATCGTCAACCTCTTCAATTCGGTCATCCAGCCTGTCACACAGGAGGAGCTGACGTCGTATGAAGCTGGCGCAAAGCTCACTTTGGCCGATGGCAGGGTTCAGCTCAATGCGGCAGCGTTCCATTACGACTATAAGGACAAACAGTTCTTCGGGTTCCTCCCGGTCCTTCAGGGTGCGCTAGTGACAGCCACACTTGTCAATATTCCTGAGTCGACGGTGGATGGCATTGAATTCGACATTACTGCAGAGCCGATTGACGGACTCCGAATCACGGGCGGGGCGACCTACATCGATACAGAGGTCAAAAACTTCGTTGGTTTCGATTTCGCCGGCCAGCCACTCGATTATTCTGGCAAGGAATTCAGCTACGCTCCACCGTGGTCGGCCAATCTCGATGCCGAGTACGAGTTCCAGACCAGCGGCACTATCCGACCGTTCATTGGCGGCAGCGTCACATATCGGGATGACACCTTCGCTGATCTTGGCGAGCCGGCAAGTTTTGCGATGCCGTCCTACACGCTACTTGATGCCCGCGTTGGGCTGATTTCCGACAATGGCTGGAGGCTCAGCATCTATGGCAGGAACCTGACCGACGAATACTACTGGAACTCGGTCGCTTCTGCCGGAGACGGTGCCGTCCGCTTTACGGGTGAACCCCGGACATTCGGCGCATCCTTCAGCTTCCGATATTGA
- a CDS encoding FAD-dependent oxidoreductase, whose product MKIYDIVIVGTGHGGAQAAISLRQFGFEGSILMVSRDTELPYERPPLSKDYLAGDKPFERLLIRPAEFWESKNVEIKLGCDIVSIDAESHVASSADGRQFAYGSLVWAAGGEPRMLSCPGADLQGVHGVRSRTDVDHIAASLRSGANRVVVIGGGYIGLEAAAVLRKMGREVILVEALPRVLSRVADETISDFVQSMHAEQGVDLRLGVGVKRLFGDGPNVAGVELTDGTEIPADMVIVGIGIIPSVEPVKRAGAAGENGVDVDEKCRTSVVDIFAIGDCACHSNSWAGDAHLRVESVQNASDMATTVAKVLCGQDAAYNSLPWFWSNQYDCRLQTAGLSVDYDQTVVRGSVAEAKFSLVYCKDGRIVAIDCVNNTKDYVQARKLIETRRVIDPTLLANASIPLKELAAL is encoded by the coding sequence ATGAAAATCTATGACATTGTGATAGTCGGCACGGGGCACGGCGGTGCCCAGGCAGCCATCAGCCTGCGCCAGTTTGGCTTCGAAGGCTCGATCCTGATGGTGAGCCGCGATACCGAATTGCCGTACGAACGACCTCCGCTATCCAAGGACTATCTGGCAGGGGACAAGCCGTTCGAACGATTGTTGATCCGACCGGCTGAGTTCTGGGAAAGCAAGAACGTCGAAATCAAGCTGGGCTGCGACATCGTGTCGATCGATGCTGAATCCCATGTCGCCTCATCGGCTGACGGCAGACAGTTCGCTTACGGGTCGCTTGTCTGGGCTGCTGGGGGCGAACCGCGAATGCTGAGTTGCCCGGGAGCCGACCTTCAGGGGGTGCATGGCGTTCGCAGCCGTACCGATGTCGATCATATTGCAGCCAGCTTGCGATCGGGCGCAAATCGCGTCGTCGTGATCGGCGGGGGCTATATCGGTCTCGAAGCGGCTGCCGTACTTCGCAAAATGGGACGCGAGGTCATCCTTGTCGAAGCATTGCCGCGGGTGCTGTCACGCGTGGCCGACGAAACCATCAGTGATTTCGTGCAATCCATGCATGCAGAGCAGGGCGTCGATCTGCGGCTCGGCGTGGGTGTGAAGAGACTCTTTGGCGATGGTCCCAATGTTGCAGGGGTGGAATTGACCGATGGAACCGAGATCCCCGCCGATATGGTGATCGTCGGCATCGGAATTATTCCTTCCGTCGAGCCGGTCAAACGGGCCGGAGCCGCCGGAGAGAACGGGGTCGACGTCGACGAGAAATGCAGAACGAGCGTAGTCGACATCTTCGCCATCGGCGATTGCGCCTGCCATAGCAACTCATGGGCTGGCGATGCGCACTTGAGAGTTGAATCGGTGCAGAACGCCAGCGACATGGCAACTACGGTCGCGAAGGTGCTTTGCGGACAGGATGCAGCCTATAATTCGCTCCCGTGGTTCTGGTCCAATCAGTACGATTGCCGTTTACAGACTGCAGGTCTTTCCGTCGATTATGACCAAACCGTGGTGCGCGGGTCCGTTGCCGAAGCCAAGTTCTCGCTGGTTTACTGCAAGGATGGCAGGATCGTCGCCATCGATTGTGTCAACAACACGAAGGATTACGTCCAGGCGCGAAAGTTGATCGAGACTCGCAGAGTTATCGACCCGACCCTCCTCGCCAATGCTTCGATCCCACTTAAAGAACTTGCCGCTTTGTGA
- a CDS encoding 2Fe-2S iron-sulfur cluster-binding protein has translation MINVLATLRDGSTKTISTTPDGSLMEAIRDSGIDELLALCGGCCSCATCHVHVDESWLAKLPDISEDEDDLLESSDHRDDQSRLSCQIPLTEDLDGLKVTIAQED, from the coding sequence ATGATCAATGTTCTTGCGACACTGAGGGATGGAAGTACCAAGACCATCTCGACCACGCCTGACGGTTCGCTGATGGAGGCGATCCGGGATTCCGGTATCGATGAGCTCCTTGCCCTCTGCGGCGGATGCTGTTCCTGCGCTACTTGCCATGTTCACGTGGATGAGAGCTGGCTCGCCAAGCTCCCGGACATCAGCGAAGACGAGGATGACCTCCTTGAGAGTTCCGATCATCGCGACGATCAGTCACGGCTATCTTGCCAGATACCACTCACAGAAGACTTGGACGGGCTGAAGGTCACAATCGCGCAAGAAGATTGA